One part of the Zymomonas mobilis subsp. pomaceae ATCC 29192 genome encodes these proteins:
- the fldA gene encoding flavodoxin FldA encodes MSVTIVFGSDSGCTKKIASRIASQIDARTVNITKAQSSDFEDCSLLILGCPTYGDGDLQADWEDHLNALEEAELKDKKVALFGTGDQEIYPDSFVDAIGILYDIVVGKGAKVIGFTKTEGYSFTHSAALRDGQFVGLALDEDNQSSETDDRIAAWLPQLS; translated from the coding sequence ATGAGCGTAACGATTGTTTTCGGATCTGATAGTGGTTGCACAAAGAAGATTGCTTCACGGATTGCTAGCCAGATTGATGCTCGAACTGTTAATATTACCAAGGCACAATCCTCTGACTTTGAAGACTGCTCGCTATTGATCTTGGGCTGTCCTACTTATGGTGACGGTGACTTACAGGCAGATTGGGAAGATCATCTTAATGCCTTAGAAGAGGCAGAACTAAAGGATAAAAAAGTAGCTCTGTTCGGCACAGGTGATCAGGAAATCTATCCCGATTCCTTTGTCGATGCTATCGGTATACTCTATGACATTGTGGTGGGTAAAGGCGCCAAGGTTATAGGTTTTACGAAAACGGAAGGCTATAGTTTTACGCATTCTGCTGCCTTAAGGGATGGGCAGTTTGTTGGTTTAGCACTCGATGAAGATAACCAATCTTCTGAAACTGATGACCGGATTGCCGCATGGCTTCCTCAGCTTTCATGA
- a CDS encoding DUF2023 family protein, with product MASSAFMRPPMIAYLGQYLYEYHKGVRHLFMLTMTPHEAMAVQKSLERESIPFHIQKVSVTKVNVFFGRDAYIQTIRTIVTRPLYELTPEQDFMLGTLLGYDREQQCLRYLNKSRDNREISVNSL from the coding sequence ATGGCTTCCTCAGCTTTCATGAGACCGCCCATGATCGCCTATTTAGGCCAATATCTTTATGAGTATCATAAGGGTGTTCGCCATCTTTTCATGCTTACTATGACACCGCATGAAGCTATGGCTGTACAGAAAAGTCTGGAACGGGAATCCATACCCTTTCACATACAAAAAGTTAGCGTGACTAAGGTAAATGTATTTTTCGGGCGTGATGCTTATATTCAGACAATTCGCACGATCGTCACACGCCCTCTCTATGAACTGACTCCTGAGCAGGATTTTATGCTGGGCACTTTGCTAGGATACGATCGTGAACAGCAATGCCTTCGCTATCTTAATAAATCGAGAGACAACAGAGAAATCTCGGTCAATAGTCTCTAA
- a CDS encoding ABC transporter substrate-binding protein: MKSKIFGLVAIVIIFILLVFSFMRTQKSGKIGRKLTDTGGHIVTVPVHPKRFADLWFPIDEVMVMLGASDKVVVTVGRSQTMPWLFHMAPELNKAIQINGPVPNAETLQAAAVDVAFTASDSPATAAVNRIGIPTLEAGFTNTHSFGRAINLIADVVHTDTAHQAADRYNKEVTQVVTAIRAKTDLLSLSARPRVLHILSLAPLQVDGDHTIIDEWITVAGGRNAAVGVTGNKKVVSPEQLAQWDPDIIILGASARHNNIDEAVWKNLRAVRDKKVFRNPSGAFAWDRYGLEYPLQLQWTAKLLHPDLFSDIDIRIKTAEFYRNFMHYSVSPKETDAILAALPPAGNIK, from the coding sequence TTGAAAAGTAAGATTTTCGGTCTGGTAGCTATTGTTATCATTTTTATCCTCCTTGTTTTTAGCTTTATGAGAACCCAAAAATCAGGGAAGATCGGCCGGAAATTGACGGATACCGGGGGACATATCGTGACCGTACCGGTTCATCCTAAACGCTTTGCCGATTTATGGTTTCCGATTGATGAAGTCATGGTGATGCTAGGCGCCAGTGATAAGGTTGTTGTTACGGTTGGCCGTTCCCAAACAATGCCATGGCTTTTCCATATGGCACCGGAACTTAATAAAGCTATCCAAATAAACGGGCCAGTCCCTAATGCTGAAACGTTACAGGCAGCTGCTGTCGATGTTGCTTTTACGGCATCTGATTCACCGGCTACGGCAGCGGTTAACCGTATCGGTATCCCAACCCTTGAGGCCGGATTTACTAATACGCATTCGTTTGGACGCGCTATTAATTTAATCGCAGATGTTGTTCATACCGATACAGCTCATCAGGCAGCCGATCGATATAATAAAGAAGTAACCCAAGTGGTTACCGCCATTCGTGCCAAAACTGATCTTTTGTCTTTGTCAGCGCGTCCGCGTGTGCTTCATATTCTCTCGCTTGCACCGCTCCAAGTAGACGGGGATCACACTATTATCGACGAATGGATAACTGTTGCAGGGGGGCGAAACGCGGCTGTTGGGGTGACGGGTAATAAAAAGGTTGTTTCTCCTGAACAGTTGGCACAATGGGACCCCGATATTATCATTTTAGGCGCTTCGGCAAGGCATAATAATATAGATGAAGCCGTCTGGAAAAATCTGCGGGCTGTACGTGATAAAAAGGTTTTTCGTAATCCATCAGGTGCCTTTGCATGGGATCGCTACGGGCTAGAATATCCGCTTCAATTGCAATGGACAGCAAAGCTACTTCACCCTGATTTATTTTCGGATATTGATATTCGTATCAAAACCGCCGAATTCTATCGTAATTTTATGCATTATTCTGTGTCCCCAAAAGAAACGGATGCTATCCTTGCAGCCCTGCCGCCCGCAGGAAATATAAAATGA
- a CDS encoding LysR family transcriptional regulator, whose product MSWHYDLDLLRYLQVLLEEQSVSAAARRMKVSEPTMSRQLGKLRETFKDQILVQSGRRMIATSYAMRIRDRVQDLVRNADSLMHDRDEIDFSHLSPNFVIRANDLMIGAFGSALLLALRKDCPQCNVYFAPETDGHQGNMLREERTDLYIGATNDLRPEIRQQTLFSTSFRGLVRENHPILLEGITPENLIKYDYISISRKGHGRGPIDSILEENYGLKRRIALIVPSYYAMVESLHDTDMILPLPSIVIDNLPISLIHLETFDFPFELPCVSAFQAWHPRWDTDPVHRWLRDTMFRVARSRTK is encoded by the coding sequence ATGAGCTGGCATTATGATCTTGACCTGCTGCGTTATTTGCAGGTGCTGTTAGAAGAACAGAGTGTTTCGGCGGCAGCCCGACGTATGAAGGTCAGTGAACCTACGATGAGCCGCCAACTCGGAAAATTAAGAGAAACCTTTAAAGACCAGATTCTTGTCCAATCCGGTCGTCGTATGATTGCTACTTCCTATGCTATGCGAATACGCGATCGAGTGCAGGATTTAGTTCGAAACGCCGATAGTCTTATGCATGATCGTGACGAAATCGATTTTAGTCACCTTTCGCCTAATTTTGTCATTCGTGCGAATGATCTAATGATAGGTGCTTTTGGTAGTGCTTTATTATTGGCTCTCAGAAAGGATTGTCCCCAATGCAACGTCTATTTCGCACCTGAAACGGATGGTCATCAAGGCAATATGTTGAGAGAGGAAAGGACAGATCTTTATATCGGGGCTACAAATGATCTAAGACCGGAAATTCGACAGCAAACTTTATTCTCTACTTCTTTTCGTGGCCTTGTTCGAGAGAATCATCCCATTTTATTGGAAGGTATTACGCCCGAAAATCTTATAAAATATGACTATATTAGTATTTCTCGTAAGGGACATGGGCGGGGGCCGATTGATAGTATTTTAGAAGAAAATTATGGATTAAAACGCCGTATCGCTCTTATTGTACCCTCCTATTATGCCATGGTAGAAAGTCTTCATGATACAGATATGATTTTGCCTTTACCGAGTATTGTTATTGATAACCTGCCTATTAGCTTAATTCACCTAGAAACCTTTGATTTTCCTTTTGAATTACCGTGTGTCTCTGCTTTTCAGGCTTGGCATCCGCGTTGGGATACTGACCCAGTCCATCGTTGGTTACGGGATACGATGTTTCGCGTGGCACGAAGCCGGACAAAATAG
- a CDS encoding alginate export family protein translates to MHAFGAKPIKIAKNYVSFVDPAIDDRDTKKQIQGSLNNNINSPDDAKVLKVQAPLSHLPEVQFYPHANPVGQPYNIPQAVNRKSGHQYDWGVFNRGNGEAAGFGPVGRYGVAPWAEDWSDLRNKKQSSDPFDYLKYRPLNHSGSIWISFSGETRFRNWFESKPQLGFQKISNSGRFTIRNLYGADLHVGDHLRFFAQLINADASGWNTYGYDSTYRKNLDLQQAFAEIRGNVLGAKAGFIVGRQQFLDAPSYMLYNRETPNVPLSWNGFRGYAFWSRIRVDGWYFVGTNINKDGIFQDAMDYATRLYGFNTTWAPPDFSFLGQKGVSFLDAFYIGYQLTGKSSAIAAPKGSSQGTSTRNNFGIRWHGTAGPIEFSVGAIWQGGVFHYAETNQTRNISAYAINSIVGYRFPKNPLHIFAGIQTDIYSGGNASRTSGTIGTYTTPFNPQTNYLDTTTYIAPSNLISVAPLVRLTPLKSVSLQLKVPLFWRNNTNDPIYRSSGIYSFAGHFDGKFVGTAPQAALVWQINPHFSWTQYISRFVTSRALTEAGASSGTYYQSNFVFRF, encoded by the coding sequence ATGCATGCTTTTGGGGCTAAACCGATAAAGATAGCGAAAAATTATGTATCCTTTGTTGATCCTGCGATTGATGACAGAGATACAAAAAAACAGATTCAAGGCAGTCTCAATAATAATATAAATTCGCCTGACGATGCCAAAGTACTTAAAGTACAAGCACCGTTATCCCATCTACCTGAAGTTCAATTTTATCCCCATGCGAATCCGGTTGGGCAACCTTATAATATACCTCAGGCGGTAAATCGTAAGTCAGGCCATCAATATGACTGGGGCGTTTTTAATCGGGGAAATGGTGAAGCGGCAGGTTTTGGCCCGGTTGGTCGATATGGTGTCGCGCCTTGGGCCGAGGATTGGAGCGATCTTCGGAATAAAAAGCAATCTTCTGATCCTTTTGATTATTTGAAATATAGGCCCCTCAATCATAGCGGCTCTATTTGGATCAGTTTTTCCGGTGAAACCCGCTTTCGGAACTGGTTTGAAAGCAAACCGCAACTTGGTTTTCAAAAAATTTCTAATTCGGGCCGATTTACTATTCGCAATCTCTATGGTGCGGATCTCCATGTAGGTGACCATCTACGATTTTTTGCCCAGTTGATAAATGCCGATGCCTCTGGTTGGAATACGTATGGTTATGACTCTACATATCGAAAAAATTTAGATCTACAGCAGGCCTTTGCCGAAATACGAGGCAATGTATTAGGTGCCAAGGCTGGTTTTATAGTGGGACGACAACAGTTTCTCGATGCCCCCTCTTATATGCTCTATAACCGTGAAACTCCTAACGTTCCTTTGTCATGGAATGGTTTTCGGGGCTATGCATTTTGGTCACGGATACGGGTCGATGGCTGGTATTTTGTTGGAACTAACATCAATAAAGATGGAATATTTCAGGATGCAATGGACTATGCCACTCGCCTTTATGGTTTTAATACAACATGGGCACCACCGGACTTTTCTTTTCTAGGGCAGAAAGGCGTTTCTTTTCTGGATGCCTTTTATATCGGTTACCAATTAACAGGAAAATCGAGTGCTATTGCTGCACCGAAAGGCTCAAGCCAAGGGACATCGACGCGTAATAATTTTGGTATTCGTTGGCATGGCACAGCCGGCCCGATTGAATTCTCAGTAGGTGCTATTTGGCAAGGCGGTGTTTTTCACTATGCTGAGACTAATCAAACCCGCAATATTAGCGCCTATGCTATCAACTCAATTGTGGGGTACCGCTTTCCTAAAAATCCACTTCACATTTTTGCGGGTATACAGACCGATATTTATTCTGGCGGCAATGCATCTCGTACCTCAGGCACCATTGGAACCTATACAACCCCGTTTAATCCACAGACAAACTATCTTGATACAACAACTTATATTGCGCCATCTAATTTAATTAGTGTCGCGCCGTTAGTACGACTGACACCTTTAAAATCCGTCAGTCTTCAATTAAAAGTACCTTTATTTTGGCGCAATAATACTAATGACCCTATTTACCGTTCCTCGGGAATTTATAGTTTTGCAGGCCATTTTGACGGTAAATTCGTAGGAACAGCACCGCAGGCAGCTTTAGTATGGCAAATTAATCCACATTTTTCATGGACACAATATATATCAAGATTTGTGACATCCCGTGCTTTAACTGAAGCAGGCGCATCAAGTGGTACTTATTATCAGTCCAACTTCGTCTTTCGTTTCTAA
- a CDS encoding VIT1/CCC1 transporter family protein — protein MPNSDMTDFSSPVEHYVVKQLGWLRASVLGANDGILSTSSLMIGVASAHGSTNSILIAGLSGLIAGAMSMAAGEYVSVSSQYDMEQADVAREHAELLANPHAEKKELAEIYVERGLDRALAIQVADQLMKHNALEAHMRDELGLSDALAARPFQAALASAASFSGGAIIPFLTALLSPTYLINIIMSLVSILGLAVLGMVGAHIGGANVPKAALRVTFCGALAMIATAAIGSFFGTHVA, from the coding sequence ATGCCGAATTCTGATATGACTGATTTTTCATCGCCTGTAGAACATTATGTCGTCAAACAGCTTGGTTGGCTTCGTGCTTCGGTGTTGGGTGCTAATGATGGTATTCTGTCCACTTCCAGTTTGATGATTGGTGTTGCCAGCGCACACGGTTCGACAAACAGTATCCTGATTGCAGGTTTATCAGGGTTAATTGCGGGGGCTATGTCTATGGCCGCTGGAGAATATGTCTCAGTCAGCTCGCAATATGATATGGAACAGGCCGATGTTGCCCGCGAACATGCCGAATTATTAGCTAATCCTCATGCCGAGAAGAAAGAACTCGCTGAAATTTATGTTGAGCGTGGTCTTGATAGAGCTTTAGCGATTCAGGTAGCAGATCAGTTGATGAAGCATAACGCGCTTGAAGCGCATATGCGGGATGAATTGGGACTTTCAGACGCCTTAGCCGCAAGACCTTTTCAGGCGGCGTTGGCTTCGGCGGCATCCTTCTCGGGTGGAGCCATTATTCCTTTTCTTACCGCTTTATTGAGTCCGACCTATTTAATTAACATCATCATGTCTCTCGTCTCTATCTTGGGACTAGCCGTTCTTGGCATGGTTGGGGCTCATATTGGGGGTGCGAATGTTCCTAAAGCCGCGTTACGGGTTACTTTTTGTGGCGCGTTAGCGATGATTGCTACAGCGGCCATTGGTTCATTTTTTGGAACACATGTCGCATAG
- a CDS encoding ArsC/Spx/MgsR family protein → MAVVNFFGKPTCRGNRRQREILESSGHTILFHNILEQPWTEKTLAPFLGMLPPKEWFNRAAVRVKSGEVIPDELTASQAMHLILEDHALLRRPLLESEDIRQVGWNPEAVDKWLGLRPDQDHGSEACAHPKHKNIA, encoded by the coding sequence ATGGCTGTAGTCAATTTTTTTGGAAAGCCTACTTGCCGTGGTAATCGTCGTCAGCGGGAAATTCTTGAATCTTCCGGTCATACGATATTATTTCATAATATTTTAGAACAACCATGGACCGAAAAAACTTTAGCACCTTTTTTAGGGATGCTGCCCCCTAAAGAATGGTTTAATCGTGCGGCTGTACGGGTAAAAAGTGGAGAAGTTATACCAGACGAGTTGACCGCTTCTCAAGCCATGCACCTTATTTTAGAAGACCATGCCTTATTGCGGCGCCCTCTACTGGAATCTGAAGATATTCGTCAGGTGGGATGGAATCCAGAAGCCGTTGATAAATGGTTAGGGCTCAGGCCTGATCAAGATCATGGTAGCGAAGCCTGTGCTCATCCTAAGCATAAAAATATAGCCTGA
- a CDS encoding NAD(P)-dependent oxidoreductase translates to MEIGFIGLGQMGQGIASNLLKAKYNVKVWNRTPSRAKALEAQGAIVVEKVADLTQSDIVFSMLADDAAVRNVIFDGGVLDAMRAGSIHINLSTISVGLAREMTESHGARKVGYIASPVLGRPDVAAAGKLNILVAGKKDIVKRAQPLLDKIGQKTWYFGDRPEQANVVKLGANFMIASAIEMMGEASTLVEGYDIDVPYFLEMITTTLFAAPVYQGYGGMIAKKQFEPAGFRMTLGLKDIHLAIEAAEERYIPLPFASVVKNNLLEGIAHGWGNKDWASLSIISG, encoded by the coding sequence ATGGAAATCGGTTTTATCGGACTAGGTCAAATGGGACAAGGGATTGCTTCTAACCTTCTCAAGGCCAAATATAATGTTAAAGTTTGGAATCGAACGCCTTCGCGTGCAAAAGCGCTGGAAGCGCAAGGCGCAATAGTCGTAGAGAAAGTAGCCGACCTCACACAGTCTGATATTGTCTTTTCGATGCTGGCAGATGATGCCGCAGTGCGCAACGTTATCTTTGATGGCGGTGTGCTCGATGCCATGAGAGCTGGCAGCATACATATTAATCTCTCTACAATTTCAGTTGGTTTAGCCCGTGAAATGACCGAAAGTCATGGGGCCCGCAAGGTTGGCTATATTGCTTCGCCTGTTCTTGGGCGTCCAGATGTCGCCGCAGCTGGAAAACTTAATATATTGGTTGCGGGTAAAAAAGATATTGTGAAACGAGCTCAGCCGTTACTGGATAAGATTGGGCAAAAAACATGGTATTTCGGAGATCGCCCAGAACAAGCAAACGTTGTTAAACTGGGCGCTAATTTCATGATTGCTAGCGCTATCGAAATGATGGGGGAGGCCTCAACCTTAGTTGAAGGCTATGATATTGACGTACCCTACTTCTTAGAAATGATCACAACTACTTTATTCGCAGCCCCAGTTTATCAGGGCTATGGCGGTATGATTGCCAAGAAACAATTTGAACCAGCCGGTTTTCGGATGACCTTAGGATTAAAAGATATTCATTTAGCCATAGAAGCGGCGGAAGAGCGTTATATACCGCTGCCTTTTGCTAGTGTGGTAAAGAATAATTTATTGGAAGGGATCGCTCATGGATGGGGGAATAAAGACTGGGCATCATTGTCAATCATTTCTGGATAG